The Coccidioides posadasii str. Silveira chromosome 3, complete sequence genome contains a region encoding:
- a CDS encoding uncharacterized protein (EggNog:ENOG410PMJ4~COG:Z~BUSCO:14563at33183) — protein sequence MAPKAIKGEYIETDTGNKVSRRNQVHGTQHIILGGKTVIQADVCIRGDLYRQQPPTPSSPSTATSGGSGSNQNTPSIAVSIGRYTYLSRSCLLRPPSRLHRGVHSYYPLKIGDHVFVGERSVIEAATIGNHVHVGKDAVVGCMAILKDFVVVLDGAVVPAGMVVPSFCVVGGAPARVVGEVGEGFGIEGAEGGMARERYRMVGR from the exons ATGGCCCCCAAAGCCATCAAGGGTGAATATATAGAAACT GATACTGGTAACAAGGTCTCCCGTCGCAACCAAGTCCACGGCACGCAACACATCATTCTTGGAGGCAAAACCGTCATCCAAGCCGACGTCTGCATACGCGGTGACCTCTACCGTCAACAACCACCAACACCCTCTTCTCCCAGCACCGCCACCAGCGGCGGTTCCGGTAGCAACCAAAACACACCATCTATCGCTGTCAGCATCGGACGCTATACCTACCTCTCGCGCTCCTGTCTGCTACGACCACCCTCTCGCCTCCATCGAGGCGTGCACTCATACTACCCTCTCAAGATCGGAGACCACGTGTTCGTCGGAGAGCGTAGCGTGATCGAAGCAGCTACAATTGGAAACCATGTGCACGTCGGAAAGGATGCTGTGGTGGGCTGCATGGCAATTCTAAAGGATTTCGTGGTAGTCCTTGACGGCGCGGTGGTCCCGGCTGGAATGGTGGTTCCGAGCTTCTGCGTGGTCGGTGGAGCGCCAGCGAGGGTTGTCGGTGAAGTAGGTGAGGGCTTTGGTATTGAGGGTGCCGAGGGGGGCATGGCAAGAGAGAGGTACCGGATGGTTGGGCGGTAA
- the ARF6 gene encoding ADP-ribosylation factor, Arf Arf6 (EggNog:ENOG410PGCD~COG:U~BUSCO:13748at33183), whose protein sequence is MGGQVSKLMGKIFGSKEMRLLMLGLDAAGKTTILYKLKLNQDVTAIPTVGFNVESVTYKNVKFNVWDVGGQDKIRPLWRHYFTGTQGLIFVIDSNDRSRIEEARQELHRIILDREMKEALLLVFANKQDIKGAMDPKEVTEKLQLNQLKDRIWFVVPSCATTGEGLFEGLAWLSNNVKSQQQRQG, encoded by the exons ATGGGAGGCCAGGTCTCAAAACTGATGGGAAAGATCTTCGGATCAAAGGAGATGCGACTCCTCATGCTGGGTCTCGATGCCGCCGGAAAGACGA CTATCCTCTACAAACTCAAACTCAATCAGGACGTCACCGCGATCCCCACCGTCGGCTTCAATGTCGAGTCCGTGACATACAAGAATGTCAAATTCAACGTCTGGGACGTTGGCGGCCAGGACAAGATCAGGCCACTGTGGAGACACTATTTCACCGGAACCCAGGGACTTATCTTTGTGATTGATTCAAACGATCGCAGCCGCATAGAGGAGGCCCGCCAGGAGTTGCATCGAATCATTCTGGACCGTGAAATGAAAGAAGCTCTTCTTTTGGTCTTTGCCAATAAGCAGGACATCAAGGGCG CCATGGATCCAAAGGAAGTGACCGAGAAACTCCAGTTGAACCAACTTAAAGACAGGATATGGTTCGTCGTGCCGAGTTGCGCAACGACCGGCGAAGGCTTGTTTGAGGGATTG GCTTGGCTCTCCAACAATGTCAAGAGCCAGCAGCAGAGACAGG GATGA
- a CDS encoding uncharacterized protein (EggNog:ENOG410PGGM~COG:E) produces the protein MDVKASRNPPFRAEHLGSLLRTDELLQKRAAVDKGTASAAELEPLEDRDIREIVDLQRKLGFHGITDGEYRRHMFWGSFWPGLEGMTELKNPEPEIFRPYLPDVAAFTEKGYRPGESVICTGKIKHVGSTYLKELGYLKSLVPADDVKSLKLTLPAPNWYHLRYKEGRAYPKHVYPSDDEFFADVAKAYQTELQLLYDAGLRNVQIDDPNLAYFCSESMLAGWKADPLNKGSADDLLDAYIELYNDCLSKRPADMHVGLHICRGNFVNSRHFSEGGYDRIATRLFKKLNVDTYYLEYDTPRAGGFEPLVHVPKGKNVIVGVITSKFPELEEEAEMRRRVLKAAEFMARGSGESVEEALDRVGLSPQCGFASHSSGNAVDRGDMVNKLKLVRRVADSLWPGQP, from the exons ATGGATGTTAAGGCTTCTCGAAACCCGCCCTTCCGGGCAGAACACCTAGGCTCCCTGCTTAGGACTGATGAGTTGCTTCAAAAGAGAGCAGCCGTTGACAAAGGGACAGCATCAGCAGCAGAACTGGAGCCACTGGAAGATCGCGACATCAGAGAAATTGTCGATCTCCAGCGGAAACTGGGGTTTCACGGCATTACCGATGGCGAATATCGGCGACATA TGTTTTGGGGATCGTTTTGGCCTGGCCTCGAAGGGATGACGGAGCTGAAGAATCCTGAGCCTGAAATTTTTCGCCCCTACCTTCCTGATGTCGCTGCGTTCACGGAAAAAGGGTACAGGCCAGGAGAGAGTGTTATTTGCACTGGTAAGATCAAACATGTGGGGAGCACATATTTGAAGGAGCTGGGCTATCTCAAAAGCCTTGTCCCAGCCGACGACGTTAAGAGCCTCAAGCTTACCTTGCCGGCGCCAAATTGGTATCATCTACGATACAAGGAGGGTCGTGCATATCCAAAGCATGTGTATCCGTCCGACGACGAGTTCTTCGCAGACGTGGCCAAAGCGTATCAAACGGAATTGCAGCTTCTGTACGACGCAGGGCTAAGGAATGTGCAGATCGATGATCCTAACCTCGCGT ATTTCTGCAGCGAGAGCATGCTTGCAGGATGGAAAGCAGATCCACTGAACAAAGGCAGTGCGGACGACCTGTTGGATGCCTATATTGAGCTTTACAACGACTGCCTAAGCAAGAGGCCGGCAGACATGCACGTGGGTCTTCACATATGTAGGGGCAACTTCGTCAACAGCCGCCACTTTTCGGAAGGGGGATATGACAGAATCGCGACGAGGCTGTTTAAAAAGCTCAACGTGGACACGTACTATCTGGAGTACGACACTCCACGGGCTGGGGGGTTTGAGCCCTTGGTGCATGTGCCCAAGGGTAAGAATGTCATTGTTGGGGTGATAACCAGCAAGTTCCCTGAGCTGGAGGAAGAAGCGGAGATGAGAAGACGAGTGTTAAAGGCAGCGGAGTTTATGGCCAGGGGGAGCGGCGAGTCTGTGGAAGAGGCGTTGGACCGAGTGGGACTGAGTCCACAGTGTGGGTTTGCCAGCCACAGCTCCGGAAATGCCGTTGATAGGGGTGATATGGTTAACAAGCTCAAGCTGGTGAGACGGGTGGCAGATAGCCTTTGGCCAGGACAGCCGTAA
- a CDS encoding uncharacterized protein (EggNog:ENOG410PS9J~COG:S~BUSCO:9808at33183), translating to MEQPPQASLLSLPNELLDHIISFLSSDTSPSLRNLREIPDHNISASPARDLKAVSRTTSRLRPLARPYLFSYSRYELRDQDRFLSFIRQYSLGRHVRSLVISVRSIFPGSEKPFWWKQLLAELDPEIITLIAPPFFLADIAQASLEGTHTWAFDVSLQTIHFQQPRRDRPLHGGSLESTASPPEPDKAAMGVDDVGRSDSFFTARPWTEILFNEGSSIKAYRNEKYYFLHLPSLMNHWGSVDPLQNAILPYPVSVISRLTSFQYTSLFPFYNHTNLVLKVIRNMTNLRYLSFQLAPSPKNLHKTFSEEQKLGSLDPKEPWMELDRSYWLISHSVRYLAVQGKLEQFRTWDFELETLRESIVAKIDGRLRSKWKHDGTGLWIKNISSQENSVVSNSDTD from the coding sequence ATGGAGCAACCGCCACAGGCCAGCCTCCTTTCTTTGCCAAATGAACTCCTCGATCATATCATTTCATTTCTCTCTTCCGACACCTCTCCATCCCTGCGGAACCTTCGCGAAATCCCTGACCACAACATCTCTGCCTCCCCCGCCCGGGACCTAAAGGCGGTTTCTCGCACGACATCCCGACTCCGCCCATTAGCAAGGCCATATCTCTTCTCTTACTCTCGCTATGAACTTCGCGATCAGGATCGATTCTTATCATTTATCCGGCAATACAGCTTGGGACGCCATGTACGCTCGCTGGTCATCTCGGTGCGCTCCATTTTCCCAGGCAGCGAGAAGCCGTTCTGGTGGAAACAGCTGCTGGCCGAACTCGACCCGGAGATTATCACGTTGATAGCACCCCCGTTCTTCCTCGCAGATATCGCTCAGGCTAGTTTAGAAGGGACACATACATGGGCGTTTGACGTGTCTCTCCAAACTATACACTTCCAGCAGCCGCGACGCGACCGACCTCTGCACGGAGGCAGCTTGGAATCCACCGCATCTCCGCCAGAACCAGATAAGGCGGCAATGGGCGTAGACGATGTCGGAAGATCAGATTCTTTTTTTACCGCGCGTCCATGGACAGAAATTCTTTTCAATGAAGGCTCCTCTATCAAGGCGTACCGTAACGAAAAGTACTATTTTCTTCATCTCCCATCTCTCATGAACCATTGGGGTTCGGTCGATCCGCTCCAAAATGCCATATTACCATATCCAGTATCGGTCATATCCCGTCTAACATCATTTCAATATACGTCCCTCTTCCCCTTCTACAACCACACGAACCTGGTTCTGAAGGTAATCCGCAACATGACAAACCTCCGGTACCTAAGCTTCCAACTGGCGCCATCTCCAAAAAACCTCCACAAAACTTTTTCAGAGGAGCAGAAACTGGGTAGCCTGGATCCTAAGGAGCCATGGATGGAGCTTGATAGGAGTTATTGGTTGATATCACATTCTGTGAGATATCTGGCAGTGCAAGGGAAGCTCGAACAGTTCCGCACATGGGATTTTGAATTGGAAACACTGAGAGAGAGCATCGTGGCAAAGATAGATGGTCGACTGCGCAGCAAGTGGAAGCACGACGGCACAGGGTTGTGGATCAAGAATATTTCTTCACAGGAGAACTCTGTGGTCTCAAACTCCGATACCGACTAA
- the MCM2 gene encoding MCM DNA helicase complex subunit (BUSCO:94628at4751~EggNog:ENOG410PFZA~COG:L~TransMembrane:1 (o722-741i)~BUSCO:1954at33183), which translates to MDDDEDDEIAQEAGFRDIDDVDELAEDEDGIDLFGDSFERDYQFRGDDNYEAAGIDDDGDHEELDAATRRRLEGRLNRRDQELARRRTMPAAFLQEDDFGAIDLSQLRRARHNYDEARSDIDMDNPDEELTLEDMADIKADNVTDWVASPAVHRAIYREFKSFLTEFTDKDGLSVYGTAVKNLGEDNSESLEISYPHLSEAKSIIGFFVANAPAEVLRIFDAVAMEAVLLHYPDYQRIHSEIHVRITDLPVRYSLRQLRQSHLNCLVCVTGVVTRRTGVFPQLKYIMFNCTKCGVTLGPFEQQDSSSELKITYCQNCQSRGPFNLNSVKTEYRNYQKLTLQESPGSVPGGRLPRHRDVILLADLIDAAKPGDEVEITGIYKNQYDLPMTNKTGLPVFSTIIEANHIKKSHDQLASFHITEEDEDQIRKLSRDPKIIERIVNSMAPSIYGHENIKTAIALSLFGGVSKEAQGKMNIRGDINVLLLGDPGTAKSQMLKYVEKTAHRAVFATGQGASAVGLTANVRRDPMTSEWTLEGGALVLADRGTCLIDEFDKMNDQDRTSIHEAMEQQTISISKGGIVTTLQARCSIVAAANPIGGRYKGTIPFSQNVELTEPILSRFDILCVVRDTVYHTEDERLAKFVMNSHYKSNPLRDSQGDVIRDEDEGVIGMDEEDEDRTKPQPIPQDLLRKYIVYARRECRPKLYQIDQGKVADVFADMRKESLATGAYPITVGTIHIIIMLWREADKRD; encoded by the coding sequence atggatgatgatgaagatgatgaaattGCCCAAGAGGCAGGATTTAGAGATATTGATGATGTCGATGAGTTGGCAGAGGATGAAGATGGGATCGACCTTTTTGGCGACTCCTTTGAACGTGACTATCAATTCCGTGGGGACGACAACTACGAAGCTGCCGGCATTGACGATGACGGTGATCACGAAGAACTGGATGCGGCCACGAGGAGAAGGCTCGAGGGTAGATTGAACAGGCGCGATCAAGAACTTGCCCGGAGAAGGACAATGCCAGCAGCGTTTTTGCAAGAGGATGATTTTGGTGCGATTGACCTGTCCCAACTTCGAAGGGCCAGACACAACTACGACGAAGCTCGATCAGATATAGATATGGATAATCCGGATGAGGAGCTCACACTTGAGGATATGGCGGATATCAAAGCAGACAACGTTACCGACTGGGTCGCGTCTCCGGCTGTCCACCGCGCAATCTATCGAGAATTCAAGTCCTTCTTAACGGAATTTACAGATAAGGATGGCCTCTCTGTCTATGGCACTGCCGTAAAAAACCTGGGGGAAGATAACTCCGAGTCACTAGAAATTTCATATCCACATCTAAGCGAGGCGAAATCGATCATTGGCTTCTTTGTTGCCAATGCCCCCGCTGAGGTTCTCAGAATTTTTGATGCAGTCGCCATGGAGGCTGTTCTGCTGCACTACCCCGATTATCAGCGTATTCATAGTGAGATTCATGTCCGGATTACGGATCTCCCAGTGAGATACAGTCTCCGTCAGCTGCGACAGAGCCATCTCAACTGCCTTGTTTGCGTCACCGGAGTTGTTACTAGAAGAACTGGAGTATTTCCTCAGTTGAAGTACATTATGTTCAACTGTACTAAGTGCGGCGTGACTCTTGGACCATTTGAGCAGCaggattcttcttctgaacTGAAGATCACCTATTGCCAGAATTGCCAAAGCCGTGGCCCATTTAATCTCAACTCTGTGAAGACTGAATATAGGAACTACCAGAAGCTAACCCTTCAGGAATCACCTGGATCCGTCCCTGGAGGACGCCTTCCGCGCCATCGAGACGTGATTTTGCTTGCGGATCTCATTGATGCAGCGAAGCCTGGTGACGAGGTCGAGATCACAGGAATTTACAAGAATCAGTATGACCTGCCGATGACGAACAAAACCGGACTGCCGGTCTTTAGTACGATTATCGAAGCCAACCACATCAAGAAGTCCCATGACCAACTTGCGTCTTTCCATATtacagaagaagatgaggatCAGATTCGAAAATTATCTCGGGACCCAAAGATCATCGAGAGAATCGTCAATTCGATGGCACCGAGTATTTATGGACATGAAAACATCAAGACTGCAATCGCATTGTCATTATTTGGTGGAGTTAGTAAAGAAGCTCAaggaaagatgaatattCGTGGGGATATAAATGTCCTCCTTCTTGGTGATCCTGGTACTGCAAAGTCCCAAATGTTAAAGTACGTCGAGAAGACAGCACACCGGGCTGTATTTGCAACTGGTCAAGGCGCCAGTGCCGTCGGTCTTACGGCAAACGTACGACGAGACCCCATGACCAGTGAATGGACCCTGGAAGGCGGCGCGTTGGTCCTCGCTGATCGCGGAACCTGTCTCATTGACGAGTTTGACAAAATGAATGATCAGGACAGAACTTCTATTCATGAAGCTATGGAGCAACAGACGATCTCGATTTCTAAAGGCGGTATCGTGACAACTCTTCAAGCCCGTTGTTCCATCGTCGCAGCAGCCAATCCAATCGGGGGTAGATACAAGGGCACCATCCCTTTTTCTCAGAACGTCGAGCTCACAGAACCCATCCTTTCTCGTTTCGATATTCTTTGTGTCGTTCGTGATACCGTCTATCACACCGAGGACGAGCGACTCGCAAAATTCGTTATGAACTCGCATTATAAATCCAACCCTTTGCGGGACTCCCAGGGAGACGTTATCcgtgatgaagatgaaggtGTAATTGGTATGGATGAGGAAGATGAGGACCGAACGAAGCCTCAGCCGATCCCACAAGACTTGTTGAGAAAGTACATTGTTTACGCCAGACGGGAATGTCGGCCCAAGCTGTACCAGATCGATCAGGGAAAAGTTGCGGATGTTTTTGCAGATATGCGAAAGGAGAGTTTGGCCACTGGAGCTTATCCAATAACGGTAGGAACTATTCATATCATCATCATGCTCTGGAGAGAGGCTGATAAGCGTGACTAG
- a CDS encoding uncharacterized protein (BUSCO:319121at4751~EggNog:ENOG410PKV7~COG:S~BUSCO:7580at33183), translating into MDQSVPAAVADAGPSAENRPRRESFASQNSHTAAEFINAQLQLELDAREALPYSFDSCTRPLGPLRQSLFSCLTCNPPPADSNTPYNPAGVCYSCSISCHGEHTLVELFTKRNFVCDCGTTRLPPTSPCTLRTDPKTGAKSVHSDEPSSENKYNQNFRNRFCCCAEVYDPHREKGTMFQCLGLGSVETGGCGEDWYHPECLVGLPRSWNEKNPEDQAKHKEKVNNNSEENADNSDPPLPPGFPGEDEFESFICYKCLDSNVWLKRYAGTAGFLPPVYKNRSNPAQADITVLTPNAPAKDDSGRKRKLDIDLDSEPGLKRAKSDSTNEQSLKISTPPALVREKHGSLPQDIPSGTFSLFVKEDFRDYLCHCATCFPSLIPHPQLREEEETYEPPLSEPGDGAQGAPSAGSQHTGSLLERGEAALSNVDRVRAIEGVMVYNHLKNKVKEFLQPFAESGTPVGAEDIKAYFEKLRGDDEAIREAGSKRNGAYEDNNDEGDSRREQSGY; encoded by the exons ATGGATCAGTCCGTGCCCGCTGCAGTAGCTGACGCTGGCCCATCAGCTGAAAATCGGCCTCGACGCGAGAGCTTCGCTTCTCAAAACTCTCACACTGCTGCAGA ATTCATCAACGCACAGCTACAGCTTGAACTCGATGCTCGCGAGGCCCTTCCATAT TCATTTGATTCATGTACTCGGCCCTTAGGTCCCTTGAGACAAAGCCTTTTTTCCTGCTTGACATGTAATCCCCCGCCCGCCGACTCGAACACTCCCTATAATCCAGCCGGCGTGTGCTACTCCTGTTCGATCTCTTGCCATGGAGAACACACGCTTGTGGAGCTATTCACCAAGCGCAACTTTGTCTGCGATTGTGGAACAACCCGTCTTCCACCAACATCGCCCTGTACGCTTCGGACTGATCCGAAAACCGGCGCTAAATCCGTGCATTCAGACGAACCGTCGTCGGAGAACAAATACAACCAGAATTTTCGGAatagattctgctgttgtGCGGAGGTCTATGATCCTCACCGGGAGAAGGGAACGATGTTTCAGTGTCTCGGGCTAGGAAGCGTGGAAACTGGCGGCTGTGGCGAGGATTGGTATCACCCCGAGTGTCTCGTTGGGCTTCCTCGAAGTTGGAATGAAAAGAACCCGGAGGATCAAGCCAAACACAAGGAAAAGGTTAACAATAACTCTGAAGAAAACGCCGACAACAGCGACCCGCCATTGCCACCCGGGTTTCCAGGCGAAGATGAGTTTGAGAGCTTCATCTGCTATAAGTGTTTAGATTCAAATGTATGGCTGAAACGCTATGCTGGCACTGCAGGATTTCTTCCGCCTGTCTATAAAAATCGATCCAACCCAGCCCAGGCAGACATTACCGTACTCACGCCAAATGCGCCTGCAAAGGACGATTCCGGCAGAAAACGTAAACTAGACATCGACCTTGACAGCGAGCCCGGATTAAAGCGCGCCAAGAGTGACTCTACCAATGAGCAATCTTTGAAAATTTCGACCCCTCCAGCTTTAGTCAGAGAAAAACATGGCTCTCTTCCCCAAGATATCCCTTCTGGaactttttctctctttgtCAAAGAGGATTTCCGTGACTACCTTTGCCATTGCGCCACTTGCTTCCCTTCACTCATTCCCCATCCACAACTCcgcgaagaagaagagaccTACGAGCCACCTCTCTCAGAACCGGGCGACGGCGCACAGGGAGCTCCTAGCGCTGGCAGCCAGCATACAGGCAGTTTACTTGAGCGCGGGGAGGCAGCACTAAGTAATGTCGACCGGGTTCGTGCAATTGAGGGTGTAATGGTTTATAATCACCTAAAAAACAAGGTCAAGGAGTTTCTGCAGCCATTTGCAGAGAGTGGCACACCAGTTGGGGCAGAGGATATCAAAGCCTATTTTGAGAAATTGAGAGGCGATGACGAAGCGATCAGAGAGGCGGGATCCAAGAGAAATGGAGCATATGAGGACAACAATGATGAAGGCGACTCCAGGAGGGAGCAGAGCG GGTACTAA
- the SSN3 gene encoding cyclin-dependent protein kinase (BUSCO:317276at4751~EggNog:ENOG410PGXB~COG:K~BUSCO:7127at33183) has translation MEGGENASTTVLAMSFSNLPPSTGRGSHADAASGRSMPPFPGSSSFTANNPSKGIHPNLTLKRSVQSFDESLDNKKPLPFSYASKVKLREKYLIVGFISSGTYGRVYKAKGRDGVGGDFAIKKFKPDKEGEKVEYTGLSQSAIREISLCTELNHPNVVRLVETILEDKCVYMVFEYTEHDLLQIIHHHTQPQRHAIPAPMVKSILFQLLNGLLYLHSQWVMHRDLKPANILVTSKGAVRIGDLGLARVFKKPLNSLFSGDKVVVTIWYRAPELLLGARHYTTAVDLWAVGCIFAELLSLRPIFKGEEAKMDSKKTVPFQRNQMLKIIEILGLPKKEKWPGLSSMPEFPQLQAMAMAPGSGHLHKPSNLEHWYHVCLKSGGYSGSSPTGSPGKEGFDLLSRLLEYDPEKRISAKEALNHPYFTTGTPVAKNCFEGFEGKYPNRRVSQDDNDIRSGSLPGTKRSGLPDDTLTSRAAKRAREM, from the exons ATGGAGGGCGGCGAGAATGCCTCGACCACCGTTCTCGCTATGAGCTTTAGCAACTTGCCCCCGTCCACTGGCAGAGGATCACACGCAGATGCTGCCTCCGGGAGGTCGATGCCGCCGTTTCCGGGGTCGTCGTCGTTTACCGCGAACAACCCCAGCAAGGGGATACACCCAAACCTGACGCTCAAGCGGAGTGTCCAATCTTTCGATG AATCACTAGACAATAAAAAACCGCTTCCGTTTTCGTACGCCAGTAAAGTCAAACTCAGGGAAAAATACCTTATTGTTGGTTTTATCAGTAGCGGTACCTATGGTCGAGTCTACAAAGCCAAAGGCAGAGACGGCGTGGGCGGGGATTTTGCTATTAAAAA GTTTAAACCGGATaaagaaggggaaaaggTAGAATACACTGGCCTTTCCCAGTCGGCCATTCGAGAAATATCTCTTTGTACCGAGCTGAACCACCCGAATGTCGTGCGCTTGGTGGAAACAATCCTTGAGGATAAGTGCGTTTATATGGTCTTCGAATACACTGAGCATGACCTCTTACAAATCATTCACCACCACACCCAACCTCAACGCCACGCCATTCCCGCTCCGATGGTGAAATCGATCCTCTTTCAGCTGTTAAACGGGCTTCTCTATCTTCACTCTCAATGGGTTATGCACCGCGATCTAAAGCCTGCGAATATTCTAGTTACTTCTAAAGGTGCCGTCAGGATAGGTGATCTTGGTCTCGCTCGGGTGTTCAAGAAGCCACTCAATTCTCTTTTCTCCGGGGACAAGGTTGTGGTGACCATCTGGTACCGGGCGCCTGAACTGCTACTCGGAGCGCGACACTACACAACAGCCGTAGACCTTTGGGCTGTTGGCTGTATATTCGCAGAGCTGCTATCTTTGCGACCCATATTCAAAGGCGAGGAAGCAAAGATGGACAGCAAGAAAACGGTTCCTTTCCAGCGAAATCAGATGCTGAAAATTATCGAAATTTTGGGTCTGCCAAAGAAGGAGAAGTGGCCGGGATTGAGCTCGATGCCGGAATTTCCTCAACTCCAAGCCATGGCAATGGCCCCTGGATCTGGTCATTTGCATAAGCCGTCCAATCTGGAACATTGGTATCACGTCTGCCTCAAGAGTGGGGGCTACTCGGGCAGCTCTCCTACTGGAAGTCCAGGAAAAGAAGGATTTGACCTTCTCTCGCGATTGCTCGAGTACGATCCGGAGAAGCGAATCTCTGCGAAGGAAGCCCTAAATCACCCGTATTTTACAACCGGTACCCCTGTGGCCAAAAATTGCTTTGAAGGATTTGAGGGCAAATACCCGAACCGTCGGGTTAGCCAGGACGATAATGACATCAGGAGTGGCAGCCTACCAGGAACTAAAAGGAGCGGCCTGCCCGATGATACTTTAACCAGCAGAGCAGCAAAGCGAGCAAGAGAGATGTAG
- a CDS encoding uncharacterized protein (EggNog:ENOG410PFZ3~COG:G~TransMembrane:12 (i12-31o75-93i105-125o131-152i164-185o191-213i297-321o327-350i362-381o387-411i432-450o456-475i)~BUSCO:7114at33183): MATSPSPGPRATPYLIFLILITTLGPLQFGYHLAELNAPQAVITCEKKDIKLLRNLYSSSASSGLPQCIPMNPSQFGLVSSSYSLGGLLGALLAGPFSTKYGRLLALRGTTIFLMLGPVAEALSVSIPVFVLGRLLSGIGAGAAIVVGPIYIAEISPPKDKGFYGAFTQVMTNVGILGTQSLGYFLSKGSLWRIILATAGFIGLAELLGLLFVPESPVWLAEHQRLAHAKRILQRIRGQDADIHDEVKSWQIGGSTASRTDPLEEESLLTPPPGNLPPRKPPVSILGVARDPLYRRAIIAVVAVMVTQQFTGINSIIMYSVSLLSTILPTTAALLTVIVSSINLFTTLLCSPLADKLGRKRCLLLSITGMGLSSALLAISIASNLKILSAIATLLFVASFAVGLGPVPFILASELVGPEAVGATQSWGLATNWTATFVVAQFFPALNVALGGKGRVYWIFAAIALVLGGFIAWWVPETKGKGSMEEVWGKRAERRVD, from the exons ATGGCAACCTCACCCTCGCCAGGACCGAGAGCGACTCCGTATCTCATCTTCCTCATTCTAATCACGACATTGGGGCCTCTCCAGTTTGGATACCACCTG GCGGAGTTAAATGCTCCTCAGGCGGTTATTACATGCGAGAAGAAGGATATCAAGTTGTTGAGGAATCTGTATTCCTCGTCCGCCTCTTCCGGATTGCCACAGTGCATCCCCATGAACCCATCCCAGTTCGGCCTCGTCTCGTCGAGCTATTCGCTGGGTGGTCTCCTCGGAGCTCTGCTTGCAGGTCCGTTTTCGACAAAGTACGGCCGTCTGCTCGCCCTGCGAGGGACAACAATCTTCCTCATGTTGGGTCCGGTTGCTGAAGCCCTTTCTGTCAGCATTCCGGTCTTTGTTCTCGGAAGACTACTGTCCGGAATCGGAGCTGGAGCCGCCATCGTCGTCGGGCCGATATACATCGCTGAAATCTCCCCACCTAAGGATAAGGGGTTCTATGGGGCTTTTACACAGGTAATGACCAATGTGGGTATCCTGGGAACTCAGTCTTTAGGCTACTTCCTGAGTAAAGGCAGTCTTTGGCGTATAATTCTTGCCACTGCTGGCTTCATCGGACTGGCAGAGCTCCTGGGCCTTCTGTTTGTTCCCGAAAGTCCAGTCTGGCTTGCAGAACATCAAAGGTTGGCCCATGCCAAACGCATCCTCCAGCGAATTCGCGGCCAGGATGCAGACATTCATGATGAGGTCAAAAGCTGGCAGATCGGCGGATCAACCGCCAGCCGAACCGACCCGCTGGAGGAAGAATCACTCCTAACTCCTCCACCAGGGAACCTGCCTCCCAGGAAGCCTCCTGTCTCTATCCTTGGCGTGGCCCGCGACCCTCTCTATCGTCGAGCTATAATTGCTGTCGTTGCCGTAATGGTAACCCAGCAATTTACCGGCATCAATAGCATAATAATGTACAGCGTATCTCTTCTCTCGACCATTCTCCCCACCACTGCTGCCCTTCTTACCGTTATTGTTTCCTCTATCAATCTCTTCACGACCCTTCTTTGCTCACCCTTGGCCGACAAACTTGGGCGCAAAAGATGCCTCCTCCTCAGCATAACGGGAATGGGCCTTTCTTCAGCCCTCCTAGCAATTAGCATTGCTTCAAACCTCAAAATCCTGTCTGCTATAGCTACCCTGCTCTTTGTAGCAAGTTTTGCTGTTGGCCTAGGCCCAGTCCCCTTTATTCTCGCATCCGAGCTTGTCGGCCCTGAAGCAGTTGGCGCAACCCAGAGTTGGGGCTTGGCAACTAATTGGACAGCAACTTTTGTCGTTGCCCAGTTCTTCCCGGCATTGAATGTTGCGCTGGGCGGTAAGGGTAGGGTGTATTGGATCTTCGCCGCCATAGCGCTTGTTTTGGGTGGGTTTATTGCGTGGTGGGTGCCGGAAACTAAGGGAAAGGGAAGCATGGAGGAGGTTTGGGGTAAGAGAGCAGAAAGAAGGGTTGATTGA